One part of the Augochlora pura isolate Apur16 chromosome 3, APUR_v2.2.1, whole genome shotgun sequence genome encodes these proteins:
- the LOC144467912 gene encoding lysyl oxidase homolog 2B produces the protein MNWRTVLLLGLCAVSMLAADVLANGNGTWDKKKHKTNKKFKKDFRKLKKQDGALKLVGGRHGHEGNVEILHDGKWGSVCDDEWDYLEASVVCRQLGFDGAIKPTVNGHFGQARRKYWMDNVYCDGSEDELSKCRFDGWATSDCESSEAAGVICARDDQDVVGEATAKRKPKRKPEKSRIKDIHQQGAAIRLAGGRVHSEGRVEVKLGTSDWGVVCGDGWSLFEAAVVCRQLGLGYASDAVQTNFFGGERVPMAIGGVQCRGDENSLTECLHDKFLDCPGTAENVASVVCHREMPDLVFDHLELMRTAYLEDRQLYWLQCAMEENCVASPAYKIQRESENWHLETRRLLRFTARILNAGTADFRPSVPKHLWEWHMCHMHYHSMEVFATFDVFDGNGTRLAEGHKASFCLEDNQCLPGVEPRYKCANYGDQGISVNCSDVYKHNIDCQWVDISELQPGQYTFKVAVNPEFKVGEMSFDNNAAICRLLYTGTFATVHGCVMGRP, from the exons ATGAACTGGAGGACCGTTCTGCTGCTCGGGCTCTGCGCGGTATCGATGCTGGCTGCCGACGTGCTGGCGAACGGCAACGGCACGTGGGACAAGAAGAAGCACAAGACCAACAAGAAGTTCAAGAAGGACTTCCGGAAGCTGAAGAAACAGGACGGCGCGCTGAAGCTCGTGGGCGGACGTCACGGTCACGAAG GAAACGTGGAAATACTTCACGACGGGAAATGGGGCAGCGTGTGCGACGACGAATGGGATTACTTGGAGGCCAGTGTGGTTTGCAGGCAATTAGGCTTCGACGGTGCAATTAAACCGACGGTGAACGGCCACTTCGGCCAGGCCAGAA GAAAATACTGGATGGACAACGTGTACTGCGACGGCAGCGAGGACGAGCTCTCGAAATGTCGGTTCGACGGATGGGCCACTTCCGATTGCGAGAGCAGCGAGGCGGCCGGCGTAATTTGCGCCCGCGACGACCAGGACGTGGTGGGGGAGGCGACGGCCAAGAGGAAGCCCAAAAGGAAGCCGGAGAAGTCGAGAATCAAGGATATCCATCAGCAAGGAGCGGCGATAAGGCTGGCCGGTGGACGCGTGCACTCCGAAGGCAGAGTCGAGGTCAAGCTAGGAACCTCAG ATTGGGGTGTCGTCTGCGGTGACGGCTGGTCTTTATTCGAGGCGGCGGTGGTTTGCCGGCAATTGGGCCTCGGTTACGCCTCCGACGCCGTGCAGACCAACTTCTTCGGCGGCGAGAGGGTCCCGATGGCGATCGGCGGGGTGCAGTGTCGCGGGGACGAGAACAGTCTGACCGAGTGTCTGCACGACAAGTTTCTCGACTGTCCAG GTACCGCCGAGAACGTGGCGAGCGTGGTGTGCCACCGTGAAATGCCGGACCTTGTCTTCGATCACCTGGAGCTGATGCGTACCGCTTATTTGGAGGATCGACAGCTTTATTGGCTGCAGTGCGCCATGGAGGAGAACTGCGTGGCATCGCCGGCCTACAAGATACAAAGGGAGTCGGAAAACTGGCATCTGGAGACGAGGCGGCTGCTCCGTTTCACCGCCAGGATCCTGAACGCCGGAACCGCGGACTTCCGACCCTCTGTTCCGAAACACCTCTGGGAATGGCATATGTGTCACAT GCATTACCACTCGATGGAGGTGTTCGCCACGTTCGACGTGTTCGACGGGAACGGGACCAGGCTCGCCGAGGGGCACAAAGCGTCTTTCTGTTTGGAGGACAATCAGTGCTTGCCGGGCGTCGAGCCCAG GTACAAATGCGCCAATTACGGTGACCAAGGAATTTCAGTAAACTGCAGCGACGTGTACAAGCACAATATCGATTGCCAGTGGGTGGACATATCGGAGCTCCAGCCCGGACAGTACACGTTTAAG GTCGCGGTGAATCCGGAGTTCAAAGTGGGCGAAATGTCGTTCGACAATAACGCGGCGATTTGTCGCCTCCTCTACACGGGAACTTTTGCCACTGTGCACGGTTGCGTCATGGGCCGTCCTTGA